From the genome of Acetomicrobium thermoterrenum DSM 13490, one region includes:
- a CDS encoding 2-oxoacid:ferredoxin oxidoreductase subunit beta, producing the protein MPSQEVLNWLRTRFFPHIWCPGCGHGIIMHALLRALVDLGKKKEETVIASGIGCSSRMPGYIDACTLHTTHGRSLAFATGVKLANPELTVIDVMGDGDCTAIGGNHFIHACRRNIDITAIVMNNNIYGMTGGQASPTTPAGAYATTAPYGVLDVPFDICKLAAGAGASYVARATVAHPLLIEKYVKNAVSKKGFAVVEVVTHCHTQFGRKNKRPRPIDNINFFKDNSVMNNKASNMTPEELQGKIVIGEFVNIELPEYIEQYMNLIEKVGGNRG; encoded by the coding sequence ATGCCTAGCCAGGAAGTTTTAAATTGGTTGCGCACGCGCTTTTTCCCTCACATATGGTGTCCGGGCTGCGGCCACGGGATAATAATGCATGCCTTATTGAGAGCCCTTGTCGACTTGGGGAAAAAGAAAGAAGAAACCGTAATTGCTTCGGGCATTGGTTGTTCGAGCAGAATGCCGGGGTACATAGATGCCTGTACTTTGCATACCACGCACGGCAGGTCTTTGGCATTTGCTACGGGTGTCAAGTTAGCCAATCCCGAGCTTACGGTTATCGACGTAATGGGCGATGGAGATTGCACTGCTATAGGCGGAAATCATTTTATACATGCCTGTAGGCGCAATATAGATATAACCGCCATCGTAATGAACAACAATATTTACGGGATGACCGGGGGGCAGGCTTCTCCGACGACGCCGGCCGGTGCATACGCGACTACCGCTCCCTATGGAGTCTTGGACGTTCCCTTCGATATTTGTAAACTTGCTGCAGGAGCGGGAGCTTCTTACGTGGCAAGAGCCACGGTTGCGCACCCGCTGCTGATCGAGAAGTATGTGAAAAACGCCGTTTCAAAAAAAGGTTTTGCGGTGGTGGAAGTAGTGACTCATTGTCATACGCAATTTGGCAGGAAAAATAAGAGACCAAGACCGATAGATAACATCAATTTCTTCAAGGACAATAGCGTGATGAACAATAAAGCCTCCAATATGACACCTGAAGAGCTGCAGGGCAAGATCGTTATTGGGGAATTTGTGAATATTGAGTTGCCTGAATACATAGAACAGTACATGAATTTGATAGAAAAAGTGGGAGGTAATCGCGGATGA
- a CDS encoding 2-oxoacid:acceptor oxidoreductase family protein, whose protein sequence is MSDQRYEIRIAGSGGQGVILAAVIVGEALALYEEGLNVVQTQAYGPEARGGASKAEVIVSRGKIDYPKATNPNLQVILTQKACDEYVHDASPNSVVIVDDFFVTEPPKINANVYSLPIVRTAREEIGREIVTNMVALGTLARILESWDLAKPESIRKAILDRVPKGTEELNSKAFELGYKLMKEKL, encoded by the coding sequence ATGAGCGATCAGCGGTATGAAATTCGCATAGCCGGTTCAGGTGGGCAGGGCGTTATTTTGGCAGCCGTGATCGTCGGGGAAGCTCTTGCTTTGTACGAAGAAGGTTTGAACGTGGTGCAAACGCAAGCTTACGGTCCTGAGGCAAGGGGTGGAGCATCCAAGGCCGAGGTCATTGTTTCGCGGGGAAAAATAGATTATCCTAAGGCTACAAATCCCAATTTACAGGTCATATTGACCCAAAAGGCCTGTGACGAGTACGTTCACGATGCCTCTCCAAACAGCGTTGTCATAGTTGACGACTTCTTTGTGACTGAGCCTCCTAAGATAAATGCCAACGTTTATTCCCTTCCTATCGTCAGAACAGCCAGAGAGGAGATCGGAAGAGAAATAGTCACCAACATGGTTGCCTTGGGTACCCTTGCAAGAATTTTGGAGAGTTGGGACTTGGCCAAGCCGGAGTCAATTCGTAAAGCTATATTGGATCGCGTTCCAAAGGGAACGGAAGAGCTTAACTCAAAAGCTTTTGAACTGGGTTACAAGCTCATGAAAGAAAAGCTGTAA
- the rlmD gene encoding 23S rRNA (uracil(1939)-C(5))-methyltransferase RlmD: MKQNLGDEIILNIENVDSKARGIARVDGYVVFVPGALIGETVTVNIVERKKHYSVAKIKSLLKASPYRVQPRCEVYEACGGCNMQHASYDHQVKVKSSLIEDAIIRIGKWKEADIAPVIPSFLVWGYRNKAIIQARYQKGKRKLGYFARGTHDVVNLKACPILDPLINLVYANLRNAVLQSDLSFYDEERGEGLIRNFVLRSSFSMKKILLAWILSREPDDREYKMISDISNGLYKYKDVSPFLGGVQININPSKGNFIWGSKTQSLFGEDVLVERFENIKLRFGVSDFFQVNVLQAFRMFEIVAELARDSKHVLELYSGVGSMTAFLASFCNDVVAVEEWRPAYESLVSNMTNNGINNVTAICGKAEDVVKTKVSGHFDIVVVDPPRTGCHKDVLNFIGRVISPKRVIYVSCNPATLARDSKILNEYGYNMENAMPLDMFPQTSHVESVVLLEK; encoded by the coding sequence ATGAAACAAAACCTTGGCGACGAAATAATTCTCAATATCGAAAACGTTGACAGTAAAGCTCGAGGAATTGCAAGGGTCGACGGTTACGTAGTTTTCGTTCCAGGAGCCTTAATTGGTGAAACTGTCACCGTTAATATCGTCGAGCGGAAAAAACATTACTCTGTGGCTAAGATTAAGTCCCTGCTAAAGGCAAGCCCTTATCGAGTCCAACCCAGATGCGAAGTTTACGAGGCGTGCGGCGGTTGCAATATGCAGCACGCCTCGTATGATCATCAGGTGAAAGTAAAGAGCTCGCTGATAGAGGATGCAATTATCAGAATCGGCAAATGGAAAGAGGCAGATATTGCTCCTGTGATTCCGAGCTTTTTAGTGTGGGGATACCGAAACAAGGCAATAATACAGGCGCGATACCAAAAGGGTAAACGAAAGCTGGGATATTTCGCTCGAGGAACACATGATGTGGTGAACCTAAAAGCATGCCCAATTCTAGACCCTTTAATAAACCTCGTTTATGCTAACTTGCGGAATGCCGTGCTTCAAAGCGATCTCTCCTTTTACGACGAAGAAAGAGGGGAAGGCTTGATACGCAATTTTGTCTTAAGATCTTCCTTTTCCATGAAAAAGATCTTGCTTGCCTGGATTCTTAGTCGTGAGCCCGACGACAGGGAGTATAAAATGATCAGTGATATTTCAAACGGCCTATATAAATATAAAGATGTATCACCTTTTCTTGGCGGAGTTCAGATAAACATCAACCCATCTAAGGGGAATTTTATCTGGGGCAGCAAAACGCAGTCGTTGTTTGGTGAAGATGTCTTGGTGGAGAGGTTTGAAAATATTAAGCTGAGATTCGGTGTGTCCGATTTCTTTCAGGTCAATGTGCTGCAAGCCTTTAGGATGTTCGAAATTGTTGCGGAATTAGCAAGGGATAGCAAGCATGTACTTGAGCTTTACAGCGGAGTTGGAAGTATGACGGCCTTTCTGGCGTCGTTTTGCAATGACGTTGTTGCAGTAGAGGAATGGAGACCTGCTTACGAATCTTTGGTGTCTAATATGACAAACAATGGCATTAATAACGTTACTGCAATTTGTGGAAAGGCCGAAGACGTGGTCAAGACAAAAGTTAGCGGACACTTCGATATTGTGGTTGTGGATCCGCCCAGAACGGGTTGCCATAAGGACGTGTTGAATTTTATCGGTAGGGTGATAAGTCCGAAAAGAGTTATATATGTTTCCTGTAATCCTGCTACGCTTGCCAGGGACAGCAAAATATTGAACGAATATGGCTACAATATGGAAAATGCAATGCCATTGGACATGTTTCCTCAAACAAGTCACGTGGAAAGCGTCGTTCTGTTGGAAAAATAA